The following proteins are co-located in the Panthera uncia isolate 11264 chromosome F1, Puncia_PCG_1.0, whole genome shotgun sequence genome:
- the LENEP gene encoding lens epithelial cell protein LEP503 — MQPRTQPLAQALPFSFRRALWGTGFQVPVMKTGTGWEGLQQTLKEVAYILLCCWCIKELLD, encoded by the coding sequence ATGCAGCCCCGGACACAGCCCCTCGCCCAGGCCCTGCCTTTCTCCTTCAGAAGGGCCCTGTGGGGCACCGGGTTCCAGGTGCCGGTCATGAAGACGGGCACAGGATGGGAGGGCCTGCAGCAGACCCTGAAGGAAGTTGCCTACATCCTCCTCTGCTGCTGGTGCATCAAGGAACTGCTGGATTGA